One segment of Schistocerca cancellata isolate TAMUIC-IGC-003103 chromosome 2, iqSchCanc2.1, whole genome shotgun sequence DNA contains the following:
- the LOC126149461 gene encoding uncharacterized protein LOC126149461, protein MLRQALAILLIAAAASASYPKRTVLFQDPTAWTGEGKCCMGVFNTPHRYLGAYKVTALYFSSHVRNYATLEIGPEQQDINITMSEYPAGGDSWRVVGTGRYTGVSEPTQLLRIPITYQTDPTAAYLFEIVYGGPLTYPGYGAIDVSAGPYNTTSNYFILGIDYENP, encoded by the exons ATGCTGAGACAGGCTTTAGCTATCCTGCTGATCGCAGCTGCTGCCAGTG CCTCGTACCCGAAGAGGACAGTGCTGTTTCAAGACCCAACCGCCTGGACGGGTGAAGGGAAGTGCTGCATGGGCGTCTTCAACACGCCCCACCGCTACCTCGGAGCGTACAAGGTGACGGCCCTGTACTTCAGCAGCCACGTGCGCAACTACGCGACGCTGGAGATCGGTCCAGAGCAGCAGGACATCAACATCACCATGAGCGAGTACCCTGCTGGCGGGGATTCCTGGAGGGTGGTGGGTACCGGCAGGTACACGGGGGTGTCTGAGCCCACGCAGCTGCTGAGGATCCCCATCACCTACCAGACCGACCCCACGGCCGCCTACCTGTTCGAGATCGTGTATGGTGGCCCGCTCACCTACCCCGGCTATGGCGCCATCGATGTCTCCGCGGGACCCTACAACACGACAAGCAACTACTTCATACTCGGTATTGACTACGAGAACCCATGA